Proteins co-encoded in one Bremerella sp. TYQ1 genomic window:
- a CDS encoding aspartate carbamoyltransferase catalytic subunit, which yields METPGFLEPFKGRWTKRHLLDLESLSSDEITLLLDVAQAFKESTQDCRKKLSVLAGRTSVNLFFEDSTRTRTSFSLAARRLGADVIEFSASSSSLSKGETLLDTAKTIQSMCIDTLVCRHKAPGTPQMLAENLDVAVINAGDGPHEHPTQGLLDILTIRQHRGDLNGKTVAMVGDIAHSRTARSNIWGLQKLGAHVIVCGPSTLVSRRWEEYGVEVSHDLDAILPRCDVLNLLRIQFERQYTRPFPSVREYALLYAMDRKRMERAKSDILIMAPGPINRGVEITPEVADGEHSVILHQVNNGLAVRMAAMWLLNEGRAQ from the coding sequence ATGGAGACGCCTGGTTTTCTCGAGCCCTTCAAGGGCCGCTGGACAAAGCGGCATTTGCTCGATTTGGAAAGTTTATCGTCGGACGAAATTACACTTCTTCTCGACGTTGCTCAAGCGTTCAAAGAATCCACCCAAGACTGCCGCAAAAAGCTTTCGGTCCTCGCCGGAAGAACGAGCGTCAATCTATTCTTTGAAGACTCAACGCGGACGCGAACCAGTTTTTCCTTAGCGGCGCGTCGCCTCGGGGCCGATGTTATCGAGTTCTCTGCGTCTAGCAGTAGTCTGTCCAAGGGCGAAACACTGCTCGACACCGCGAAGACGATTCAGTCGATGTGTATCGACACGCTGGTCTGCCGGCATAAAGCGCCTGGCACACCGCAAATGTTGGCTGAAAACCTCGATGTTGCAGTGATCAATGCCGGGGACGGCCCTCACGAACACCCCACGCAGGGCTTGTTAGACATCTTGACGATCCGTCAGCATCGCGGCGATCTGAACGGCAAGACGGTCGCGATGGTAGGCGACATTGCCCACAGCCGTACGGCACGCTCGAACATCTGGGGCCTGCAGAAACTTGGCGCTCACGTGATTGTTTGCGGCCCTTCCACATTGGTTTCACGCCGATGGGAAGAGTACGGCGTCGAGGTCTCGCACGATTTAGATGCGATACTGCCTCGCTGCGACGTGTTGAATTTGCTGCGAATCCAATTCGAGCGGCAGTACACTCGACCATTTCCCTCCGTTCGTGAATATGCGCTGTTGTATGCGATGGATCGCAAGCGAATGGAACGAGCCAAGTCTGACATTTTGATCATGGCGCCAGGACCGATCAATCGTGGCGTTGAGATCACGCCAGAGGTTGCCGACGGTGAGCACTCGGTGATTCTGCATCAAGTGAACAACGGGCTGGCTGTTCGGATGGCGGCGATGTGGCTCCTCAATG
- a CDS encoding efflux transporter outer membrane subunit: MVIRKSRSKSKIPVIIGKLVIGAVATATIGLTGCLVGPDHIDPGAPFQCEWIPPLPPGVSQSPNDSIAWWTKFDDPVLTSMIVRTAQQNLTLGQAAERIAEARALRGIVRGDLFPDIDGIGSYTRRKTSGSGNSFGLSNFNPPPFNFWSAGFDATWEVDIFGGVRRRLQAADADVDVAIEDHNDLLVSLQGEVGANYIQVRTLQRRIEFVERNIQLQRQSLKITEDRFAAGTVSQLDVEQAKSNLYSTEAGLPLLRQEMELAYHRLSVLMGEPPSDLSKEITPQQRFPSLPQDIAVGLPIELIRQRPDIRSAERQLAAQAARIGVAVSELYPRFTITGTFTVDTTKFNRWFTTESIAYAAGPAMRWRLLDFGRVRSDIEVQRARWRGLVYNYQNEVVTAAQEVEDALSQYRYSIRRAESLREAALAARAAAEISEEQYKGGIIPFQTLLDAQRFQAELDDQAANAEGDIYLAVVSLYKALGGGWIDPFAVAPDPTAVPPGEVIEQPNPANPNGNGEDIPLDDNLIPNIPIPENALRPADALPPPTVD, translated from the coding sequence GCGAATGGATTCCACCACTACCGCCCGGGGTAAGTCAGTCGCCTAACGACTCGATCGCCTGGTGGACGAAGTTCGACGATCCTGTGCTGACAAGCATGATTGTTCGTACTGCCCAACAGAACCTGACATTGGGACAAGCGGCCGAACGAATTGCCGAAGCCCGAGCGTTACGAGGGATCGTCCGTGGTGACTTGTTCCCCGATATCGATGGCATCGGTAGCTACACTCGGCGTAAGACCTCGGGAAGTGGTAATAGCTTCGGTCTCTCGAACTTCAATCCGCCTCCGTTCAATTTCTGGTCGGCTGGTTTCGATGCGACGTGGGAAGTCGACATCTTCGGTGGCGTACGTCGTCGATTGCAAGCTGCCGATGCCGATGTTGACGTGGCGATCGAAGACCACAACGACTTGCTCGTCAGTTTGCAAGGTGAAGTCGGGGCCAACTATATCCAAGTCCGAACTTTGCAGCGTCGAATCGAATTCGTCGAACGCAATATTCAGCTCCAACGGCAATCGCTCAAGATTACCGAAGATCGCTTTGCGGCAGGTACGGTAAGTCAGCTCGACGTCGAACAGGCCAAGTCCAACTTGTACAGCACGGAAGCGGGACTTCCCCTCTTGCGACAAGAGATGGAATTGGCGTATCACCGACTGTCGGTGCTGATGGGCGAACCACCATCCGATTTGTCGAAAGAGATCACCCCGCAACAGCGATTCCCTTCGCTGCCCCAAGATATTGCTGTGGGGCTGCCGATCGAATTGATTCGTCAGCGGCCTGATATCCGCTCGGCCGAACGACAACTCGCCGCCCAGGCCGCACGCATCGGCGTGGCAGTTTCCGAGCTTTATCCTCGGTTCACGATTACGGGTACGTTCACCGTTGACACCACCAAATTCAATCGCTGGTTTACAACGGAAAGTATCGCCTATGCTGCAGGTCCGGCGATGCGTTGGCGTTTGCTCGACTTCGGTCGCGTTAGAAGCGATATCGAAGTTCAGCGTGCTCGCTGGCGAGGGTTGGTCTACAACTATCAGAACGAAGTGGTGACTGCCGCTCAGGAAGTGGAAGACGCCCTTTCGCAGTATCGCTACAGCATTCGTCGTGCGGAAAGCCTGCGAGAAGCCGCTTTGGCGGCTCGAGCAGCGGCTGAGATCTCCGAAGAGCAATACAAGGGTGGGATCATCCCGTTCCAGACGCTCTTGGACGCTCAGCGATTCCAGGCCGAACTCGACGACCAGGCAGCCAACGCCGAAGGGGATATTTACCTGGCCGTGGTTTCGCTATACAAGGCCCTCGGCGGTGGTTGGATCGATCCGTTTGCGGTCGCTCCTGACCCCACAGCGGTTCCTCCTGGCGAAGTGATTGAGCAACCCAATCCGGCGAATCCCAATGGGAACGGAGAAGACATCCCACTGGATGACAACTTAATTCCGAATATTCCCATTCCGGAAAATGCCCTAAGACCTGCCGACGCATTACCACCACCAACGGTTGATTAG